In one Chitinophaga sancti genomic region, the following are encoded:
- a CDS encoding SusD/RagB family nutrient-binding outer membrane lipoprotein encodes MLRTIKFIIPVLILVIAAGSCKRAYFYDGINEDPSKLHNPTPSSMLAGVELTSAYNWGGDASRFASLFTQQTTGAANQSANYTLYNLTPDDVDNMWNGGFYAGIMSNCDTMVKIAISSGQLHYAAVGMILLATNLGQVTDFWGDVPYSEAFRGLNNISPIYDKQQALYDTLHALLDRAITYLSTDDGAAFQPGSGNDLIFGGDLDLWIRYAHSLKAKFYLHTVKVNASAVTKALAQIDDGFAAGEAAHIKFVGSAAVTTQNPWFQFNDQRADISFEGYLNDIMAAAGDPRYDVYFDPSDNTLLGSLYGSANSPVYFMSYDELKFIEAEAQFRGANLAAAATAYNAAVAANLQRTVGSTAYAATVAKTAATITLKDIMVQKYIALFLSPETWTDWRRTGYPTLTAPSGNVLNGSLPRSLYYPSSEVRYNTKTPSNTTLTRRVWWDAQ; translated from the coding sequence ATGTTACGAACAATAAAATTTATCATACCGGTCCTGATATTAGTGATAGCGGCAGGAAGTTGTAAAAGGGCCTATTTTTATGATGGTATCAATGAAGATCCTTCCAAGCTGCACAATCCAACGCCCTCTTCTATGTTAGCAGGGGTGGAACTGACTTCAGCTTACAACTGGGGTGGTGATGCTTCCAGGTTTGCCTCTCTCTTTACGCAGCAAACAACAGGTGCTGCTAACCAATCCGCTAACTACACACTTTATAACCTGACACCAGATGACGTGGATAACATGTGGAATGGTGGATTCTATGCGGGTATCATGTCCAATTGTGATACGATGGTTAAAATTGCAATTAGTTCAGGACAACTCCATTACGCAGCTGTCGGTATGATCCTTCTGGCTACTAACCTGGGTCAGGTAACTGATTTCTGGGGAGACGTACCTTATTCAGAAGCTTTTCGGGGCCTGAATAATATTTCACCGATATACGATAAACAACAGGCATTGTATGATACTTTGCATGCGCTGCTGGACAGAGCCATCACTTATCTAAGTACAGATGATGGCGCTGCATTTCAGCCCGGTTCTGGAAATGACCTGATATTCGGGGGAGATCTGGATCTCTGGATCAGGTATGCACACTCCCTGAAAGCGAAATTTTATCTGCACACAGTAAAAGTGAATGCCTCTGCTGTGACCAAAGCCCTGGCACAGATAGACGATGGATTTGCGGCTGGAGAAGCGGCTCATATTAAGTTTGTGGGTAGTGCCGCCGTAACCACTCAGAACCCCTGGTTCCAGTTCAATGACCAGCGTGCGGATATTTCTTTTGAGGGATACCTGAACGACATCATGGCTGCAGCAGGAGATCCCAGATACGATGTTTATTTTGATCCTTCTGACAATACTTTGCTTGGTTCCCTCTATGGTTCAGCTAACTCACCTGTATACTTCATGAGCTACGATGAGCTGAAATTCATTGAAGCAGAAGCACAGTTCAGAGGCGCTAACCTGGCCGCCGCAGCCACCGCTTACAATGCCGCAGTAGCCGCAAACCTGCAAAGAACAGTGGGTAGCACCGCTTATGCTGCAACTGTAGCCAAGACTGCAGCAACAATCACACTTAAGGATATAATGGTACAAAAGTACATTGCATTGTTCTTAAGCCCCGAAACCTGGACGGATTGGCGCAGAACCGGTTATCCAACCCTGACAGCGCCATCTGGTAATGTATTGAACGGTTCATTGCCAAGGTCACTTTATTATCCAAGCAGTGAGGTGAGATATAATACCAAGACACCTTCAAACACAACTTTAACCAGAAGGGTTTGGTGGGATGCTCAGTAG
- a CDS encoding Ldh family oxidoreductase: protein MSQIFSYPHLREFTQEVFKRMGCSEEHAVTASEVLLSADLRGIDSHGVARLIGYVRLWETGRVNATPDIKVVHETPSTAVVDGDRGLGLVVAPYAMQVAIAKAANVGTGWVSVKNSNHFGIAGQHAMMALEQDMIGMAMTNASPLVAPTFATERMLGTNPIAVAIPAKTQPAFVADFATTTAANGKLEILQRKSQEAPTGWIQDKDGHSSTNPHELKDGGALLPLGGDREHGSHKGYCLGAIVDIFSAVLSGANYGPWAPPFVSFLPLAPDPVGEGLGHFLGAMRVDAFRPADEFKEHMDKWITRFRNATPVAGEQVLIPGDPEREMEAHRRQGGIPLLDPVVKDLREVGGKFKLSF from the coding sequence ATGAGCCAGATTTTCTCCTATCCTCATTTAAGGGAATTTACACAGGAAGTTTTTAAACGCATGGGCTGTTCTGAGGAACATGCAGTTACAGCCAGTGAAGTTTTATTATCAGCAGATCTCAGAGGGATTGATTCTCATGGGGTAGCGCGCCTTATCGGTTATGTACGCCTTTGGGAAACAGGTCGTGTGAATGCCACTCCAGATATAAAGGTGGTACATGAAACCCCCAGTACAGCTGTCGTAGATGGTGATCGGGGCCTGGGCCTGGTCGTAGCCCCTTATGCTATGCAGGTGGCCATTGCCAAAGCAGCCAATGTAGGTACCGGCTGGGTCAGCGTAAAGAACTCCAACCATTTCGGCATTGCAGGCCAGCATGCCATGATGGCCCTGGAACAAGATATGATAGGTATGGCGATGACCAATGCCAGTCCTCTGGTAGCGCCTACTTTCGCCACCGAGCGTATGTTGGGTACCAACCCCATCGCCGTGGCTATTCCCGCCAAAACCCAGCCCGCCTTTGTAGCAGATTTTGCTACAACCACTGCTGCCAATGGTAAGCTGGAAATCCTGCAGCGTAAAAGCCAGGAAGCCCCTACCGGATGGATCCAGGATAAAGATGGTCATTCCAGCACCAATCCCCATGAACTCAAAGATGGCGGCGCCTTGCTGCCATTGGGAGGCGACCGTGAACACGGTAGTCATAAGGGATATTGCCTGGGAGCGATCGTAGATATATTTTCAGCCGTGCTGTCAGGTGCCAATTACGGACCCTGGGCACCTCCGTTTGTAAGTTTCCTGCCTTTGGCACCTGATCCTGTAGGGGAGGGGTTGGGCCATTTCCTGGGAGCAATGCGTGTAGATGCATTCCGCCCTGCAGATGAGTTCAAGGAACATATGGACAAATGGATCACCCGTTTCAGAAATGCAACACCCGTCGCCGGAGAGCAGGTATTGATCCCCGGGGATCCGGAACGTGAAATGGAAGCCCACCGCCGTCAGGGAGGTATTCCATTACTGGATCCGGTGGTAAAAGATCTGAGAGAAGTTGGTGGAAAATTTAAATTGAGCTTTTAA
- a CDS encoding aspartate kinase, which produces MKILKFGGTSVGKPERMHAVAQLVTADDAPKIVVLSALSGTTNALVEIGTSLSEGKKEQAKGQIDKLEAHYRSFIEALVKQPEARAKAGAVIDEHFEFLNIILKISFNEALNKDILAQGELLSTKLFSVYLEEAGIKSVLVPALDFMSIDENEEPEIPKIKIRLSNLLDKHKAEKIFITQGYICRNHRGEIDNLKRGGSDYSASLIGAAIQAEEVQIWTDIDGMHNNDPRVVKKTFPIDQLSFDEAAELAYFGAKILHPASIWPAQHFNIPVKLLNTMQPEAHGTIITELPGGDGVKAVAAKDGIIAIKIKSSRMLLAYGFLRKIFEVFEKYRVPIDMITTSEVAVSLTIENTPQLDQLLKELQPFGSVELDHHQTIVSIVGNEVAATPSILKKLFEALNEVPLRMISYGGSRHNISILIGGQHKEKTLQLLNKGLFGLE; this is translated from the coding sequence ATGAAGATCTTAAAATTTGGCGGCACATCGGTAGGTAAACCTGAACGTATGCATGCCGTGGCCCAACTGGTGACCGCTGATGACGCTCCAAAAATCGTGGTGTTGTCTGCATTATCTGGTACTACCAATGCCCTGGTTGAGATAGGAACATCCCTGTCTGAAGGTAAAAAGGAGCAGGCTAAGGGTCAGATAGACAAGCTGGAAGCTCACTACCGCTCATTCATTGAGGCGCTGGTGAAGCAGCCTGAAGCACGTGCGAAGGCTGGTGCTGTTATTGACGAACATTTTGAGTTCCTGAACATCATCCTGAAGATCAGCTTCAACGAGGCATTGAACAAGGATATCCTGGCCCAGGGCGAATTATTGTCCACCAAACTTTTCAGTGTATATCTGGAAGAAGCAGGCATAAAATCAGTACTGGTGCCGGCGCTGGATTTCATGAGCATTGATGAAAATGAAGAGCCGGAAATCCCTAAGATCAAAATCCGTCTGAGCAATCTGCTGGATAAACATAAAGCAGAGAAGATCTTCATAACCCAGGGTTACATCTGCCGCAATCACAGAGGAGAGATCGACAACCTGAAACGTGGTGGTAGTGATTATTCCGCATCCCTGATCGGTGCAGCCATCCAGGCTGAAGAAGTACAGATCTGGACAGATATCGACGGTATGCACAATAACGATCCCCGTGTAGTAAAGAAAACTTTCCCGATCGATCAGCTGTCATTTGATGAGGCTGCGGAGCTGGCGTATTTTGGCGCTAAGATCCTGCATCCTGCATCTATCTGGCCTGCACAACATTTCAACATTCCTGTAAAGTTGTTAAATACAATGCAGCCGGAAGCACATGGTACGATCATTACTGAATTGCCTGGCGGTGACGGCGTGAAAGCGGTAGCTGCAAAAGATGGTATCATTGCGATCAAGATCAAATCCAGCCGCATGCTGCTGGCGTACGGTTTCCTGCGCAAGATCTTCGAAGTATTTGAGAAATACCGTGTACCTATTGATATGATCACTACTTCAGAAGTAGCGGTTTCCCTGACAATAGAAAATACACCACAACTGGATCAATTGCTGAAAGAATTGCAGCCATTTGGTTCAGTAGAACTGGATCATCATCAAACGATCGTATCCATTGTGGGTAATGAAGTGGCAGCAACGCCTTCCATCCTGAAGAAACTGTTCGAAGCATTGAATGAAGTGCCTTTGAGAATGATCTCCTATGGAGGTAGCCGTCATAATATTTCTATTCTGATCGGTGGTCAGCATAAGGAGAAAACTTTACAGCTACTGAATAAAGGGCTGTTTGGCCTGGAATAG
- a CDS encoding DUF3467 domain-containing protein, producing the protein MENQQEEQSQLNIELTEEIAEGTYANLAIITHSNAEFVVDFVNVMPGMPKAKVKSRVILTPQHAKRFMKAMLDNIKKFESIHGPIQDQEPVSLPMNFGGPTAQA; encoded by the coding sequence ATGGAAAATCAGCAGGAAGAACAAAGCCAGCTTAACATAGAATTGACCGAGGAAATTGCAGAAGGTACATACGCCAACCTGGCGATTATCACCCATTCCAATGCAGAATTTGTAGTCGATTTTGTGAATGTAATGCCCGGAATGCCAAAGGCTAAGGTAAAATCCCGCGTTATTCTGACTCCTCAGCACGCTAAGCGCTTTATGAAGGCAATGTTGGATAACATTAAGAAATTCGAATCGATCCACGGGCCTATCCAGGACCAGGAGCCGGTATCCCTCCCAATGAACTTTGGAGGACCTACCGCTCAGGCCTGA